CCTTCCACGGCATTCCCGTCGGCATCAAGGATATCGTCGCGGTCGCGGGCGACGTGACGACCGCGCATAGCCGCGTCCACGATCCCAGCCCTGAAACGCACGACGCTGTCGCCGTCGCTTCGTTGCGCGCGGCCGGGGCGTTTCCCTTCGGCAAGCTCGCCTTGCACGAACACGCGCTCGGCGGGCCCGCCTTCGATCTGCCCGCCTCGTCCGCGCGCAATCCCTGGGATCTATCGCGCATGCCCGGCGGCTCGTCGAGCGGTTCGGGTGCGGCGTTGGCCGCCGGTCTGCTGCCCGCCGCGATCGGCACGGATACCGGCGGCTCGATCCGCGGGCCCGCCGGTTTCTGCGGCATCGTCGGTTTGAAACCGACTTACGAACGCGTCAGCCGCCAAGGCGTGTTGCCGCTCGCCTGGTCGCTCGACCATATCGGGCCGATGACGCGCGACGTGCGCGACAACGCGCTGATGCTGAACGCGATGACGCACGGCGGCGAGGATTTCGCGCGCGAGATCGGGCAGCCGATCGCGGGTATGCGCGTCGCCTATGCCAAGCTTTGGCACACGCGCGATGTCCCTTGCGAACCGGCCGTCGCGCAAGCGATGGACGCAGCGGCCGAACGCTTGCGTCGCTTGGGCGCCGAATTGGTCGAGATCGATCCCGGCGAGTTCGCGGCTTACGGATCGACCAATTGGACGATCCTCGCCGCCGAGGCCTTCGCGGTGCATGAGAAGGTTCTGCGCGAACGCCCCGAGGATTACGGCGCGCGCGCGAGAGAGTTGTTCGCGGCGGGCGCGTTCGTTTCGGCCGCCGATTACATCCGTGCGCAACGCGCGCGCGCCACATTGAAGGCGAATCTCGACACGATCCTCGACAGCCACGACGCGCTGCTCTGCGCGGGGGCGGGGTTGCAGCCTTGCGCGATCGACGATCCCGCCGCGATCGCGCGCTTGCTGGGATCATCGTTACGCGGCGCTTTCAACTTGAGCGGGCATCCCGCGATCGCGCTTCCCGCCGGCTTCGATACGCGAGGTTTGCCGCTGCATGTGCAGTTGGCGACGGCAACAAACAGCGAAGCGAAACTTTATCGTCTCGCCGCCGCGTTCGAAGCGGCCGATACCGATAAGAGACACCCCGCTGAATTCGCCTGACCGGCATTCGAGTCGTCCTTGGGCGACTCGGAACCCGTGTGACAGGGTGCTGTGGATAACCTCGAATCGGTACGGTTCCACATGCGCTTGCACATTCTATCCCCAGTCCTCTTGGCCGCGTCGGTGCTGGCCTTCTCGGCCACGCTTCCGCTCGCGTCCAACGACGTGCACGCGCAGTCCCGTC
This genomic interval from Alphaproteobacteria bacterium contains the following:
- a CDS encoding amidase; amino-acid sequence: MSEALHYLTIVEIGRRYRSGALSPRDYVEHLIARVKRLDGKLNAFLHLDERAARDAADKAGAELSAGHDRGAFHGIPVGIKDIVAVAGDVTTAHSRVHDPSPETHDAVAVASLRAAGAFPFGKLALHEHALGGPAFDLPASSARNPWDLSRMPGGSSSGSGAALAAGLLPAAIGTDTGGSIRGPAGFCGIVGLKPTYERVSRQGVLPLAWSLDHIGPMTRDVRDNALMLNAMTHGGEDFAREIGQPIAGMRVAYAKLWHTRDVPCEPAVAQAMDAAAERLRRLGAELVEIDPGEFAAYGSTNWTILAAEAFAVHEKVLRERPEDYGARARELFAAGAFVSAADYIRAQRARATLKANLDTILDSHDALLCAGAGLQPCAIDDPAAIARLLGSSLRGAFNLSGHPAIALPAGFDTRGLPLHVQLATATNSEAKLYRLAAAFEAADTDKRHPAEFA